A genomic stretch from Arachis stenosperma cultivar V10309 chromosome 3, arast.V10309.gnm1.PFL2, whole genome shotgun sequence includes:
- the LOC130966778 gene encoding uncharacterized protein LOC130966778: MVQKSQELFLQDFTKGGIYVFDDLFVPKSISSIPRIPACLYTNDNISLNSAPFRSYNNSFRYNNVPFLNTNGNYDFSLVSSSSYNSSSGCNGTFLNQDSSIKRTLATACNRYSDLELWHKRLGHTTMQNVQRVLHQCNIKSSSMKSVNNICELCSMGKLHALPFHYSNSII, translated from the exons ATGGTGCAG AAATCTCAGGAGCTTTTCCTTCAAGATTTTACTAAAGGTGGCATATATGTCTTTGATGATCTGTTTGTCCCCAAATCTATTTCTTCCATACCAAGAATTCCTGCTTGTCTGTACACTAACGACAATATTAGCCTCAATTCAGCACCTTTCAGATCATATAATAATAGTTTTCGCTATAATAATGTTCCTTTCTTGAATACTAATGGCAATTATGACTTTAGTTTAGTATCTTCTAGTTCATATAATAGCAGTTCTGGTTGTAATGGAACCTTTTTGAATCAAGATTCATCAATAAAGAGAACTTTGGCTACTGCATGTAATAGATATAGTGACTTAGAATTGTGGCACAAGAGACTTGGTCACACTACTATGCAAAATGTTCAGAGAGTTTTACATCAATGTAATATTAAAAGTTCATCCATGAAATCTGTTAATAATATTTGTGAATTATGTTCAATGGGAAAATTACATGCCTTACCTTTTCATTATTCtaattcaattatttaa